Proteins co-encoded in one Dendropsophus ebraccatus isolate aDenEbr1 chromosome 9, aDenEbr1.pat, whole genome shotgun sequence genomic window:
- the RNF25 gene encoding E3 ubiquitin-protein ligase RNF25: MAEEPEDGSLSQELEVLQSIYLDELEVCQQDRLLLLRITIHPTTGDDPESQYVRMTLQLSIPPQYPGEPPEITVANPRGLGDEQIESIIDALRKMASQSIGCPNLYALIEKGKEMLTASNLPRGHCVICLYEFQEEDSLTKTQCFHHFHSYCLGRYVQHCLDASHREESVECPVCRESLNLDFTKLQAAAPPQQQEELYVPDLLTLEREKELRQVYERQLANGGIIDLEAEKNRFFISIQETSTNEHETQVLQAEQVSVDQVSPPPETGLDHNQPPLVSKHRGGGRTHLCGSRPPRSDHPDSQPWRDSRGWTARGRWRPDARRVWRAEATSIDETPARGRVMARSCRNNGTVQASPRAASDSSEGGKLDP; the protein is encoded by the exons GTCGCTGTCTCAGGAGCTGGAGGTTCTTCAGTCTATCTACCTGGATGAGCTGGAGGTGTGTCAGCAGGACAG gctgctgctgctgaggatcACAATACACCCGACCACTGGGGACGACCCTGAGAGCCAGTACGTGCGGATGACGCTGCagctctccatccctcctcag TATCCGGGGGAGCCTCCTGAGATCACAGTCGCCAACCCCCGCGGCCTTGGCGATGAGCAGATAGAGAG TATTATCGACGCTCTGCGCAAAATGGCTTCACAGTCCATTGGATGTCCAAACCTTTATGCACTTATTGAG AAGGGTAAGGAGATGCTGACGGCCAGTAATCTTCCTCGTGGTCACTGTGTCATCTGCCTCTATGAGTTCCAG GAGGAGGACAGTCTTACAAAGACacagtgtttccatcattttcactctTACTGTCTGGGCCGCTATGTCCAGCATTGCCTGGATGCCAGCCATAGAGAG GAATCAGTTGAATGTCCTGTTTGTCGAGAGAGTCTGAACCTTGACTTTACCAAGCTCCAGGCAGCCGCACCCCCCCAGCAACAAGAG GAGCTGTATGTTCCAGATCTGCTTACATTAGAGAGGGAAAAGGAATTGCGCCAGGTTTATGAGCGGCAGTTAGCAAATGGAGGAATAATCGACCTTGAAGCCGAGAAGAATCGTTTCTTTATCAGTATCCAGGAG ACTTCCACCAATGAACATGAAACTCAAGTGCTACAGGCTGAGCAAGTCTCTGTGGATCAGGTCAGCCCACCTCCTGAAACCGGGCTAGACCATAACCAGCCGCCCCTGGTCTCCAAGCACCGGggtggaggaaggacacatctGTGTGGAAGCAGACCTCCCCGTAGTGACCACCCTGATAGCCAGCCATGGCGAGATAGCAGAGGATGGACAGCTCGGGGCAGGTGGCGGCCGGATGCCCGTAGAGTCTGGAGAGCTGAAGCAACTTCCATAGACGAAACCCCAGCCAGAGGAAGGGTGATGGCAAGAAGCTGCCGGAACAATGGGACTGTCCAGGCCTCTCCAAGGGCTGCCAGTGACAGCTCTGAGGGGGGAAAGCTTGATCCCTAA